A section of the Humulus lupulus chromosome 2, drHumLupu1.1, whole genome shotgun sequence genome encodes:
- the LOC133818586 gene encoding protein C2-DOMAIN ABA-RELATED 4-like isoform X2 yields MEHIMGLLRIHVHKGVDLAIRDVVSSDPYVVIRMGKQKLKTRVVRNCVNPQWNEDLTLSVVDPTLPVKLLVYDKDTFSMDDKMGDAEFDIRPFVEALRMRLAGLPSGTIITKVQPSRQNCLSEESSIIWSEGKLVQNICLRLKNVESGEVELQLEWINVPGSRGI; encoded by the exons ATGGAGCACATAATGGGACTTCTCAGAATTCACGTCCACAAAGGAGTTGACCTTGCCATTAGAGATGTCGTCAGTAGTGACCCTTATGTAGTGATCAGAATGGGCAAGCAG AAGTTGAAGACTCGTGTGGTGAGGAATTGTGTGAACCCCCAATGGAATGAAGATTTGACCCTCTCAGTTGTAGATCCAACTCTTCCAGTCAAGCTT TTGGTGTATGACAAGGACACATTTTCTATGGATGACAAAATGGGAGACGCTGAGTTTGACATTAGGCCATTTGTCGAGGCTCTAAGGATGCGTTTGGCAGGCCTACCCAGTGGAACCATAATCACAAAAGTCCAACCAAGTAGGCAAAACTGCCTATCTGAAGAAAGCTCCATAATTTGGAGTGAGGGCAAACTGGTTCAGAACATTTGTCTCAGACTTAAAAATGTGGAGAGTGGGGAAGTGGAACTACAACTTGAGTGGATTAATGTTCCTGGTTCCAGGGGTATCTGA
- the LOC133818586 gene encoding protein C2-DOMAIN ABA-RELATED 4-like isoform X1, with the protein MEHIMGLLRIHVHKGVDLAIRDVVSSDPYVVIRMGKQLVYDKDTFSMDDKMGDAEFDIRPFVEALRMRLAGLPSGTIITKVQPSRQNCLSEESSIIWSEGKLVQNICLRLKNVESGEVELQLEWINVPGSRGI; encoded by the exons ATGGAGCACATAATGGGACTTCTCAGAATTCACGTCCACAAAGGAGTTGACCTTGCCATTAGAGATGTCGTCAGTAGTGACCCTTATGTAGTGATCAGAATGGGCAAGCAG TTGGTGTATGACAAGGACACATTTTCTATGGATGACAAAATGGGAGACGCTGAGTTTGACATTAGGCCATTTGTCGAGGCTCTAAGGATGCGTTTGGCAGGCCTACCCAGTGGAACCATAATCACAAAAGTCCAACCAAGTAGGCAAAACTGCCTATCTGAAGAAAGCTCCATAATTTGGAGTGAGGGCAAACTGGTTCAGAACATTTGTCTCAGACTTAAAAATGTGGAGAGTGGGGAAGTGGAACTACAACTTGAGTGGATTAATGTTCCTGGTTCCAGGGGTATCTGA